The following DNA comes from Halobacillus litoralis.
GGGCAAGGAGGGCGTTGCTGCGAGTGTCATGTGAAGAAAGCCTCTACAAAAGCAACAATCTTCAAGGATTGATAGATAACTCTTGAAAGTTGAGAGACTAATGAGTTAATCTAATTTAAGGTGACCTGTTTGGATCGTTTTATATTATTTTGGATCAGTACTAAAGTACGCTATACTTATATAGCAAACAACGACGTGATTCAATAACAAGAGGATTTGAGGAATTGAAGGTGAATTGGTTGGAACATATACTTGGTAGTAATTGGACGATAACACCAGCAGGCGGTTCAACAGGAGAAGCCTATTATGCGCAGACAGAAGGAAAACGTTTATTTCTTAAACGCAATTCTTCTCCTTTTCTTGCTGTCTTATCTGCTGAAGGGATTGTACCCAAGCTTGTTTGGACCAAACGGCTGGAAAATGGTGATGTGATTACAGCACAAGAATGGTTAGAAGGACGCGAACTGAAAACCGAGGAAATGAAACACCCGCGCGTAGCTGCATTGTTAAGTAAAATCCATCATTCTTCTGAACTTTTAGATATGTTGATGCGCCTCGGTAAGCATCCATTGACACCTGATGAGATATTGAGAGATTTAAAAGAAAATCAAAAAGTCCTTGATCGACTTGATCCTAGAATTGAAATTCATCAAGCCATTAAGTATCTGGAAAAAAATGTCCATGATGTTCACCACGATGTTCATGTCGTTTGCCATTGTGATACAAATCATAACAACTGGCTGTTGTCCGCTGATGATCGACTTTATTTAATCGATTGGGATAATGCAATGGTAGCTGATCCTGCGCTTGACCTTGGAATGCTGCTTTATACATACATCCCAGCGGACTATTGGAAGAATTGGTTGCAAGAATACGGTGTTGTACCTGATTCTCCTATGCATGAGCGTATGAAGTGGTATTCCGTTTCCCAGGCACTTTCCTTTATTCAATGGCATCAGATGAGAGGCGAATATGACGAAGCGACCATCCGGACAGAAAAATTGAAAACGATTATGAAAAGACATGATATCATAAAATAATTACTGCCCTTATAAAAAAGGAGCAAGTGGAATTTCAAGCCAAAATTCCACTTGCTCCTTTTATCAATTTCAGACAATCTTCTACTAAGTTGTGGACGACTGAAAATATTGCAGTGCAAAAAAACCGCTGCTTAGGCAACGGTTTTTTCGATCGTTGGTGTATATTTAAGTTTTTTCTCTTTAACTTCTGGACTCATTTTTTCGTTTAGTTTTTCAAATGGATATATGAATAAAGCGTATCCTGCAAATAGTACAGAAAATCCGGCTAAAATTGTCATTTCAATTGATTTAGTCAAAAGTTTCATATGTTAATTAATCACTCCTGTTATTTATTTTGTAACACGATATTAATCATAAACGAGGAAGCGCTTACAACCCAACCCTGCTATTGGAGGATAAAACGACTTTTTCAATGAAGTCCTCGATTGTAGGAGAGTTATCCCCTCCATCATCCAATATAAGCCTTTTTATACGCACATACATCATCATTCAAGCGATTCTAAAAAAATTTTAATTTTATCCCGCTTCATGGTACGATTTTAACGATAAGAAGGAGGATTCCATAAATGCGTTTAAGACATAAACCTTGGGCAGATGATTTTTTAAGAGAGAATGATCAAGTTGTCGTTCAGAAACCCTTTGAAATGAATGGGAAGTGGGAGGAGCTGTTCCCAATGCCAGAACAGCCTCTTCATTTGGAGATAGGATCCGGTAAGGGGCAGTTTATTGCCGGGATGGGCCGTCAGCATCCAGAATATAACTTTATCGGTGTTGAGTTTGTAAAAAGTGTGATTGTTGGAGCTGTAAAAAAAGTGCTTCAGGCTGACACGGAAAATGTCAGGATGGTCAACGAAAATGCAAGAGATTTGAGAGATCTCTTTGACGAAAATGAAGTTGACCACATCTACTTGAATTTTTCTGATCCATGGCCGAAAAATAAGCACGAAAAGCGGAGGTTGACTTATCATACGTTTCTTGAACAGTATGAGGGCGTCTTAAAACCTGGAGGGCAGGTTACTTTAAAAACGGATAATAAAGGATTGTTCGAGTATTCTCTTGTCAGCTTTTCTGAATACGGAATGGTGATTGAAGATGTTTCCGTCGATCTCCATGCAGATCAGGATCCATTGAATGTTCCTACTGAATATGAAGAGAAATTTTCTGCTAAAGGTCAGCCGATCTATAAATGTAAGGCTCGATTCAATACGTGATACCGCTTACAATAGCTCTAGTTGTTATGCTAAACTAGAGCTATCTTTGATAATAGAGGGGATGATTGTTTGAAAAAAATGAAAATCGGGCGAGCTTCATTGACCTGGCTTGAGGGGGGAGTTACCCATATGGATGGAGGAGCGATGTTCGGAGTAGTTCCTAAGCCTTTATGGAGTAAGAAGTACCCTGTGAATGAGCGTAATCAAATTGAGTTGAGAACGGATCCGATACTATTGGAAATTGATGGGAAGCGGTTGCTTGTCGATACAGGGATAGGTAACCAAAAGATGAATGAGAAGCTGAAGCGGAACTTCGGTGTATACGAAGAGTCAAAGGTAGAGGAGTGTTTAACAGAGTTAGGCTTGACTTGTGAGGACATCGATTTTGTTCTTATGACTCACCTCCATTTTGATCATGCTTGCGGATTGACGAAGTGGGATGGCGATCAGTTAGTTGCTGCTTTTCCTAATGCGGTGGTTTACACGAATGCCACTGAGTGGAATGAAATGAAAAATCCCAATATGCGTTCAAAAAATACTTATTGGGAAGCAAACTGGAAGCCGGTGGAAGAGCTCGTACATACATTTGAAGATTCAATAGAGATCTTACCTGGTCTCCGCATGATTCATACAAGTGGTCATAGTGATGGACATTCTATTATTGTTTTTGAGGATGAAGAGAATGTTTTCATCCATATGGCAGACCTTATGCCGACCCACGCGCACCAAAATGTCCTGTGGGCCCTTGCATATGATGATTTTCCAGTGACTTCTGTTCATGAAAAACAAAAGTGGATGAACTATGGCTATAATAGAAATGCCTGGTACGTTTTTTATCATGATGCTATTTACCGTGCAATGCGTTTTGACCAACAAGGAGAAATTGTAGAGAAGATAGAACAAGATAAACATATCTATGAAGAATGATGAAAGCCCCCCAGCTTTTTTACTGGGGGGCTTTCATATCTTATTATGCCGTTGTTTCAGCTACATCAACAATTGTACCTGTATCGGTATCAATGTAAAATTCAAATTGAGACGTTTCCCCGTCCTGATTCTTAGAAATACCTCCACGGTAAACATCATAATTAATGCCATTCTTGTTCAATTCTTCTGGCTTCATATAGATCCAAGATCCGCTGATCGGTCCTTGCTTTTTAAAAGCTTCTTTTGCAATCTTCAAAGCTTTTTCAGGGGTAACTCCCTGACCATTATTTAACTGTTCTTTGACAACATAGCCTGCTAATGCTCCTACACCAGCAGCTAGTGCGACTTTTTTCCAGTTCATAAAACAATCACCTCACAACTAATTTCTATCTTACATTATACTAAATATTCCCGTTAAAAGGAAATCAAAACTATATTAGGGTGGCAGATTTGTAGAAACCTTTTAAAAATTCCGTTAAAATGATAAAAGATGGACAAAAAGGAGATGTACATATGAATAAAGAAACGCAAAGTCTTTTCAAAACCTTGACGGAACTCCCCGGTGCTCCTGGTAATGAGCATATGGTTCGTCAATTCATGAAAGATGAACTGGAGAAGTATTCTGATGAGATTGTTCAAGACCGTTTAGGCGGTGTCTTCGGAATGAAAAATGGTAAGGGGCCAACAGTCATGGCGGCAGGTCATATGGATGAAGTCGGCTTTATGGTCACTCAAATAACCGAAAATGGAATGATCCGCTTTCAAACGTTGGGGGGCTGGTGGAGCCAGGTGATGCTTGCTCAGCGTGTACAAGTGATGACAGACAAAGGACCTATCGTGGGTGTCATCGGTTCGATACCACCTCATAATTTGACGCCAGAGCAAAGAAAGAAACCGATGGAAATCAAAAATATGCTGATAGATATCGGGGCTGATGACAAAGAAGACGCCAAAGCGATTGGTGTTAAGCCAGGACAGGCTATTGTCCCGATTTGCCCTTTCACACCTATGGCTAATGAAAAGAAAATCTTAGCTAAAGCTTGGGACAACAGGTATGGTTGTGGTCTTGCCATCGAACTATTGAAAGAGCTTGAAGGGATAGACACACCGAATAAACTGTATTCAGGAGCTACTGTACAAGAAGAGGTAGGACTGCGTGGTGCGCAAGTAGCTGCAAACATGATCAACCCCGATATCTTTTATGCTCTCGATGCTTCACCAGCTAATGACATGAGTGGTGACAAAAAAGAATTCGGACAATTAGGGAAGGGAGCACTTTTACGTATTCTTGATCGCTCTATGGTCACCCATCGCGGGATTAGAGAGTTCATCTTAGATACAGCGGAAACACATGACATTCCATACCAGTATTTTGTATCACAGGGCGGTACAGATGCAGGAAGAGTCCATATGGCGAATGATGGTGTGCCATCAGCTGTCGTAGGGATCAGTTCACGATATATTCATACATCTTCTTCTATCATTCATGTTGATGATTACGCAGCAGCGAAAGAGCTGCTCATTCATCTTGTGAAAACAACTGATCAGAATACGATCGATCAAATTAATAAGAATGTTTAATTCAACCAAAGTCACGTATGCTGATGTCAGCAGGCGTGACTTTGTGCTAGAATAGGAAATCATATAACCAAAAGAAGGCAAACCATTTTTTCTAAAAAGAGAACCTCTTATCAGTTTACCTTTTACAAGTCATCCATTCTCATTTGGGATACAGTCGATGAAGCTTTCTTGGATTCAATAATCTAACTAGATATCAGAAAGAGAAAGGTGCATGGTATATTGAAAATATATGTGGGTTCAAAAAACCCTACAAAAATCGCCTCTGTCAAACACGTATTCCCTGAAATGGAAGTTGTAGGAATTGAAGTTGAATCAAAAGTGGCTGCACAACCTTTCTCAGACGATGAAACACTAGAAGGGGCGATCAATCGCGCTCGTGAGTGTGCTTCGAATAATAAAACTCATTTAGGAATAGGGCTTGAAGGTGGAGTCATGGAAATTGAAGATGACCTTTATTTGTGTAATTGGGGAGCTTTAGTGGATTCGAAGGAAAATGTTTATACTGCCAGCGGGGCAAGAATCCTACTCCCGGATGACATTAAAGCTGACTTAGAAAAAGGGAAAGAACTAGGCGAGGTTATGGACATTTTCGCTGAAAAAGTTGAAGTAAGAAAAAATGAAGGAGCCATCGGTATTTTTACGAACGGTTTCATAGATCGTGAAGAAATGTTCACACATGTAGTGAAGCTGTTAAAAGGGCAATGGTTGTATGACCAATAAAAAAAGGATGCTCTAGTCAATTGGCTAGCAGCATCCTTTTGCTTTTACATTTATGTGTAAAGGTACTCTAACACCTCTACAGCCTGATCGATAGATTCGACTGTGACATCCGCTTGGTTTGATAACTCTTTAAGCGGGTGTACTAAGGTTTTTGGTCTTACCAAAATCAGTGGCTTGTGAAGTTGCACGGCCGCACTGGCATCCATTGCTGTATTCCATTGTTTATAGGATTCCCCAAAAAGAGCGATGACTGCATCTGATTTATGCAGAAGGACTTGTGTTCTGAAGTTGTTGATGCTTGAGGCGGCATCATCACGATACACTTTATCAGGCTGCTGGCCGAGGATGTTTTCTCCAATATCGTCTGATAGCTCGTGGTTTACTTGTGGACCTACAAAGTGGATCGGCAGGTCTTTTTTTGCTGCTTTTTCCTTCAGTTGGTTCCGCCAATCATCGTGAATCTGCCCCGCTAAGTATACAGTTAATTCCATTAAAACGCCTCCCGAATTATCCTTTTGATTTTAGTATGAAAGAGAAAATGTCTTCTGTCCAGACATCCACTCTTCAGTTGCAAGGGAATTGACAGGTTCCTATGATTAAATGATTTTTTTTAGAACGTATAAAAAATCCCCTCTTCTCTATGAGGAGGCTACTGAAGAACTGCAACTTTCTGAGTTATGCATCAAAGAAAAAAAGCCGAGTAGGACGGTTTTATCGTTCAACTCGGCTTCTTTGTTATGACGAGACATTCGAGCATTTACTCATCTATGAGCTTTAGTATTCGTTTGATATTGACGGTGAAGATCGCCGCCGGCCCTTGTACACTCAGAGTGATGTTCTTTTATAAATCAAAGAACATCACTCTTTTTAGATGGGCATCGTTACTTCCACGATGAGCGTTCGGTGGTGACGCCTGCGGCAACAGCGCGAGCCGAAGATCCACTTGGTAAAGTGATCTTCTTGACCAAGTTTAGCTGAGGCCGTGCCCGCGGCAAGCATCCACCGACAAGCGATTCGTGAGAAGCAACAACAAACATTAACCGCTCCTCTAGATTGATGAGGGTTTTTCAGCAGCCTCTCTATGAGGAGGGGGGAGGTATCAGGAAGATAACTTGTCTTCTTTAGTTGTTTCTTCGATTTTCAATTGCTCATCAGCAGAATCAAACTCACCTTGATCCTCTTCTTGTAAATGGTTATCTTCAACAATTAGTGAATGCAGTAGGGTTTCTTCATTGTCATACTCTTCTTCATCCTCATCCAAACTCCCTATATCTTCTGCTTGTTCTTTAATCGTAAATTGACTGATTTCAGCCGAAAGCTCTTGGGACAACCCTTGGAGGCCAGTAGCAGACTCGTGAACTTGTTCGATGGATAGTAACTGATTTTCACTTGATGCGGCGACTTCTTCTGCAGTAGCTACAGCTTCTTCTGATATGACACTGATACTATGGAGCCTTTCTTTTACCTCGTCATTCACTTTATCAACGCCATGTACAGCATCTTTCACTTGTATGATTTGCTCATTCATAAAGTGAACATGGTTGGCAATTCGGTTGAAAGCTTCTTTTGTGTGAGTGACGGCTTCATCCTGGGAAGTTTGGTAATGGTTGAATTTTTCTGCTTCTGTTGAAAGTGCAGACATTTGCTGAGCCATGTTTGCTACCATTTTTTGAATGCTTCGCGCTTCATTTTTTGAACGTTCAGCTAATTTTCTCACTTCATCTGCAACAACTGCAAATCCTTTGCCTGCTTCCCCTGCACGGGCAGATTCAATGGCCGCATTCAATGCAAGGAGATCTGTATTATCTGCTATATCCTCAATGGTGGCCACTACTTTATTTACTTCTTTGGACTGCTTGGAAGCAGTTTGTACTTCGTTCGCCATATGAGAGGCAAGTTCTATAAAAGCATTAGAGGTATGCTCTAGATCTGCCACAGTCCTTAAGCCTTCTTTGCCTTCTGATCTGGCTTCCCCTAACTTCACTTCAATCTCTTCAGTAGATCGTTTTGTGTGAGTGATGGCTTCGGATACCTCGTAGATGAATTGATTGGTCTCGTCAATTTTTTGCGCTTGTTCTTGGGAACCGGTGGCTACTTGGTTGATGGCATCGTTGACTTCTTGTGCTTGATTAGAGGTCTGATCAGAAATGTTTGCGAGTTGTTCTGATGATGTATTCAGAACCCCGGTCGCTTGCAGGACTTTCCGAACAGATTGCTCCATACGGTCAGCCATATGGTTGAATTGTCCTCCGAGTTCTGCCATTTCATCATTTGAATTTAAATTGACGCGGTGAGATAGATTTCCATCTCCGATAATCGTAGCACTTGTTTTAAGGCTGTCGATGGATTTTGAAATGGACCGAATGAGAAAGAAACCGGTAAGCAGCGTAATAAGAAGGACGACACCACCCAGTATGGCAAGCAAAATGGTGATCCATTGCTGTTGACTCTGCTGTTCTTCTAATATTGTTCCATTGATTTCTTCAGCAGCAACCATAACCTGGTTAACCTGATTTGATACTTCTGAAGCAATGGATTCAAAGGAAGATTTTATTGTCAATGCCTGGTTGAATGTACTGTCCATTGAATTGATGGTTTGTTCGTATTTTAATAAGGTCCTATTTAGAGTGGATGTCTGCTCACTAGTCAAATCGAGAGAGCCAGTCGTATTTCTGAAATCTTTGGCACTTGCTTTAAAAGTGGAGAGGTTTTCTGCATTTGAATCGTTTATGTATTCTTGTTCAGCTACTTTCAATTGCAGCAAAGCACTTTGCAAAGGAGGGCTTTCGACTTCAGCGATTACATTATTAAATTCTTCATATGAAGAATTAATGAATTTGTACATTCCTTCTTCATCGGAAAAGCCGACAAGTTTGTACATATTTACTAACGGTCCTAGTTCTTCTATGTAAAGTTGAGCTTGTTCATTGATTTTATTGAATTGGTCTCCAATTTCAGGGTAGCTGCTGTACTTTTGGGTGTAATCTGCTGAAGCCTTTTCAACCCGGTCAATAGCAGTTTGGATGGACTCTGCTTTCTCCTTGTCAGGATTATTGAAAAACCCTTGTTGCTCAAGGATAGTGGCGGTCATCAAGTATTTAATTTCTTCACTGTCTGCTAAAGATTGTTGGATGTGGTAGCTTTTGTCTGCCATAATTGCCTGTTTTTGAAAGAAGTAAGTAGAAAAACCAATAATAACAAGTAAACCTAATAATGATACGATTAAAATAAAACGAACCCGACCTCTGATCGATTTCATTCGACCCCTCCTCTGAAAAATTCACAAATTTCTTTATATACTGATTTATTATAGAACTTTTTGTCTAGTAAAACAATAGGAGATGCCGAAAGTGTTGTGGGCTTTTAGACTCATGATATGCCACTTTTGAATAATGTATTTACACATGTATGATTTGAGTGTAAGATGGAGTGCGGTAAGGTATGGGAGGGAAATTAATGAGGGAATTTTTAAAAAGAAAAGGTGTACATATATCGTTTCATGCCTATTTAATCACTGCTTTAAGCTACATGGCACTAGGGTTATTCTCTTCTCTTATCATCGGTTTAATAATCAAGACGATTGGAGAACAGACTAGTTTATGGTTGGTTTCAGAATCATTCATTGAAATGGGTACTTTAGCCATGGATACGAAAATTTGGGGAGGAGCTATTGGCGCCGCTATCGCGTATGGTCTGAAAGCACCCCCTCTTGTCATATTCGCAGCCTTATTCAGTGGAGCTTCAGGAGCTGAATTGGGCGGTCCAGCCGGTAGTTATATTGCGGCTTTGCTAGCAACGGAATTCGGAAAAATAGTGAGCAAGGAAACTAAAATAGATATTATTTTGACGCCATTTGCTACGATTATTGTAGGTTATACCGTCGGAGTATTGCTCGGGGCACCGATTGGTCAATTAATGACAGGTATCGGTGAAGTCATCAATTGGTCTACTCAACAGCAGCCATTTTTGATGGGGGTATTGGTGGCTGTGTTGATGGGGCTGGCTTTGACAGCCCCGATATCAAGTTTAGCGATTGCCTTGATGCTTTCCTTGGATGGAATAGCGGCTGGAGCGGCTACAGTAGGGTGTGCTGCCCAAATGGTCGGTTTTGCAACAATCAGCTATCGAGATAACGGATTCGGGGGGGCATTAGCACAAGGTATAGGAACTTCTATGCTTCAGGTGGCCAATGTGGTCAAAAAACCACTCATTATATTACCGCCTACTATAGCAGGAGCGATTCTGGCTCCTGTGGCTACAGTCTGGCTATCCCTCCAGAATAATGCAGCAGGAGCGGGAATGGGGACAAGTGGATTTGTTGGCCAAATTATGACTTTTGAATCTATGGGTTTTTCATGGGGAATCGTCATTACTATTCTGTTTCTCCATTTCATCGGACCCGCTGTCATCAGTTATATATTTGCTTATTGGTTCAGACGCAAAGGATGGATCCAACCTGGAGACATGAGGATTGAATATGATTGAACCTGTGCTAAAATAATTTCTGGAGGTGCAGCACATGATTACTTTAGAATCAGATCATCAATTGAAAAATCTTATTGAAAATGAATCCGTTATACTTTTATTCTCAGCTGATTGGTGTCCGGATTGCAGGGTGATTGAACCTTTCATTCCTGAATTAGAAGAGGATTATTCTGATTGGACATTCGTCTATGTCGATCGGGACCAATTCATACACGTATGTGCGGAAAATGATGTCTTCGGAATTCCTAGTTTTCTTGCTTTTAATGATGGAGAAGAAGTAGGACGATTTGTTAGTAAAGAAAGAAAAACAAAAGAAGAAATAGAAACGTTTCTTACAAAAGTGAGCAAATAAACACAAGCTGTGCGAAAAGCACAGCTTGTTTACTTTTTCTGCTATAGAATAGTGTGTATAATAGAATACGGTATAGTTAGAAGAAACGAGGAAAAGGACAAACTTCTTTCTTCCATCATAAAGGGGGAAAAAGAATGAAAATGACCAGTATTAAAATGAAGAAGAAGTTGGAAGATCGTCTGAAAAATGATCAATGGAAGACGACTTTCAATAGGGATAAAGATACTTTTAGAATTGAATGGATCGATTCAGGTGAAGGAATTACCATTACATTGCCTAACGTCATCTCAAAGTTCCAGGCTCGTGGAGAACCAGCTCTTGATGAGCTGGAGGATCATGTCCAGGAGGCACTGAGAGTGATGAATGAGACCCATCACTTAACGGGAAAAGAGCAGCATATCTTTCCTGTAATTCGCTCGGCATCTTTCCCTACAGAAACAGAACAAGGCAAAAAACTTATATATATAGACCACACCGCGGAAACAAGGGTGTATTACGCATTGGATCTCGGTAAATCTTATCAATTGATTGACGAAGAAATGCTTGAACGAGAAGGTTGGACACTTGGAAGAATTACTGAAGTGGCAGGGTTCAATGTACGTTCTCTTCCAGTGGAAATGAAAAAGGACAGCGTATATGGGAATGATTTTTATTTTCACTCCATGGGTGATGGTTATGACGCCAGCCGAATTCTGAATGAAGTTGTACTGGAAGAATTGAAAGCTGAATGTAAAGGCGAACTTGCCATCAGCATCCCTCATCAGGATGTCATCATTTTTGCGGACGTTCAAAATCCTGAGGGTTATGATATATTAGCTCAGATGGCAATGAAATTTTTCGCAGAAGGTACGGTTCCTGTTACCTCCTTATCTTTTCTTTATGAAGACAAGCAATTGGAACCGATATTCATCCTTGCCCAAAAGAAACCGAAAAAGGATCGAAAGGAAGAGTAGAAAATGGATGTGTATTATAACCGCAATGGAGTCGGTGACGTGTTGATTATCCCGATAAAACAGGGAGAGCAAGACACTTTTAAGAAAGAGGAGTATGGTGATGTTGTTAAAATCACTGATCGTAGAGATGGGTCATTGTTAGGATACAATATCTTTAATGCCTCAAAATATTTCGACTTGAAAGAACAAGGGAAAATGCGTATGACTGAAGAAATGCTGGCCCCTATCAAGAATTTGTTTACGAAAAACCAATTGGATGATGTCCTGGATTTCGACTTGGCGCCTAAATTTGTGGTTGGTTATGTGAAAGAGAAAGGCGCCCATGAAAATGCGGATAAACTGAGTGTGTGTCATGTCGATGTTGGGGAGGAATCCCTGCAGATTGTATGTGGTGCGCCGAATATTGAGCAAGGCCAAAAAGTAGTCGTAGCAAAAGTCGGGGCTGTTATGCCTGGTGGGATGGAAATCAAAGATGCTAAATTAAGAGGTGTTCCTTCCACAGGAATGATATGTTCAGCCAAAGAGTTGAATTTACCTGATGCTCCTCAGGAAAAGGGGATTTTAGTATTGGAAGATCATTATGAAGTGGGACAACCATTTGAATTCTAAATCCCTTGATGTTAAGCAAAGCAGTCTGACTGCTTTGCTTTTTTTGATTCAAAAGTCATTTTTAAAGGGATTGTAAACCAAACTCCTGTTGAAACCTGTTAAAATAGTGTTAACCAAGAGTATGATTCAAATTGGAAAAGAGAGTGAACGATATGTGGAAAGACTTAAAAAATAAAATGAAACAATGGTTTGAACCAGATGAAAATTCAGCAGAGCAACCGCTACAAAAAAAAGAAGAACGACATGAAGTCAATGCCAAAACTAAGATGACTTACAGATACCCGAAACAAGGAGAGTTCCGTTTTCCGGTTATACCGGACCAACCGAACAGGAATAGTGAGGATGGTAATGAAGATACCTCCCAGCATGAAAGTAGACCTCCAAGAAGGAAAAAGGCTGCCGAAGAACTGCCTAAAGTGGAAAGACAACAAAGGAGAAGGCCATCCCGGAAACAAGGGGATAGCCAGGCTCAACAGTTACCGGAAACGTCTTCTGTTCCTTTTACACCGACTGATGTCCCTTCACCGATTTATGGTTACCAGGCGAGGCAAATGACGAAGGGATTGGAAAAACTGGAATATGCTGTTGAAGAAGAGAGCAAGCCTGGTTTCTTTACAGATTCTAATGATGAAAAACAATGGCAAGATTTGAGAAAACGTTTAAGGGCTCGTGTTCAAGAGGGAGAAACTGCTTCGCAGAATAAAAC
Coding sequences within:
- a CDS encoding DUF1444 domain-containing protein, with the translated sequence MKMTSIKMKKKLEDRLKNDQWKTTFNRDKDTFRIEWIDSGEGITITLPNVISKFQARGEPALDELEDHVQEALRVMNETHHLTGKEQHIFPVIRSASFPTETEQGKKLIYIDHTAETRVYYALDLGKSYQLIDEEMLEREGWTLGRITEVAGFNVRSLPVEMKKDSVYGNDFYFHSMGDGYDASRILNEVVLEELKAECKGELAISIPHQDVIIFADVQNPEGYDILAQMAMKFFAEGTVPVTSLSFLYEDKQLEPIFILAQKKPKKDRKEE
- the ytpR gene encoding YtpR family tRNA-binding protein — encoded protein: MDVYYNRNGVGDVLIIPIKQGEQDTFKKEEYGDVVKITDRRDGSLLGYNIFNASKYFDLKEQGKMRMTEEMLAPIKNLFTKNQLDDVLDFDLAPKFVVGYVKEKGAHENADKLSVCHVDVGEESLQIVCGAPNIEQGQKVVVAKVGAVMPGGMEIKDAKLRGVPSTGMICSAKELNLPDAPQEKGILVLEDHYEVGQPFEF